A stretch of Cucumis sativus cultivar 9930 chromosome 2, Cucumber_9930_V3, whole genome shotgun sequence DNA encodes these proteins:
- the LOC101209381 gene encoding uncharacterized protein LOC101209381, producing the protein MATSSSLKSSISVSHSLHKSFTAPSFTNSTKTIEVFHSPSSLPMRITLNHVPPLSLSRRLFVPSVSGIWDALTGGNNPRDAVAAIRRGMLLFRQGDVLGSLAEFDKAIELDPRQKAYLWQRGLSLYYLDRFEEGAEQFRLDVAQNPNDTEESIWCFLCEAQLYGVDEARRRFLEVGRDPRPVMREAYNMFKDGGHPEKLVAAFSSGRENEYFYASLYAGLYHEAEKKVDAAKQDIVAACQSTYAQRSDDYMAALAKVHCLCRNWSFS; encoded by the exons ATGGCTACGTCTTCCAGTCTCAAATCCTCCATTTCCGTCTCCCATTCGCTTCACAAATCTTTCACCGCCCCTTCTTTCACCAATTCAACCAAAACCATCGAAGTTTTCCACTCTCCGAGCTCTCTTCCGATGAGAATCACGCTCAATCACGTTCCCCCATTGTCATTATCTAGACGGCTGTTCGTTCCTTCCGTCTCTGGAATTTGGGACGCCTTAACAGGGGGAAACAACCCTCGTGACGCTGTTGCTGCTATTCGACGTGGAATGCTTCTCTTTAGGCAG gGCGATGTTTTGGGATCTTTAGCTGAATTCGATAAGGCAATTGAATTGGATCCTCGTCAAAAGGCAT ATCTTTGGCAAAGAGGGCTTTCACTTTACTACCTTGATAG atttgaagagGGAGCCGAACAGTTCCGACTAGATGTTGCACAAAATCCAAACGACACAGAGGAGTCGATTTGGTGCTTTCTTTGTGAAGCTCAATTGTATGGAGTTGATGAAGCAAGAAGGCGATTTCTTGAG GTAGGTAGAGATCCACGACCAGTCATGCGGGAAGCTTACAACATGTTTAAAGATGGTGGCCATCCGGAGAAA CTTGTTGCTGCCTTCTCAAGTGGCCGTGAGAACGAATATTTTTATGCCTCTCTATATGCCGGGCTTTATCATGAAGCAGAG AAAAAAGTAGATGCAGCTAAACAAGATATAGTTGCAGCTTGCCAGTCTACATATGCACAGAG GTCTGATGATTACATGGCAGCTCTTGCCAAAGTTCACTGCCTCTGTCGAAACTGGAGTTTCAGTTAG